From a region of the Synchiropus splendidus isolate RoL2022-P1 chromosome 12, RoL_Sspl_1.0, whole genome shotgun sequence genome:
- the plg gene encoding plasminogen, translating to MDLCRAALLLGALVATAGANEVDGYAKTEGAWILSRHRSEYSANTVAACAAKCDSETQFTCRSFTYIEKDQECWTLGANSKSELTLRRSSTVLYEKKDYLLECVNGIGTDYRGTKARTKTGKTCQLWEAKTPHRPNFTPQSHPKADLESNFCRNPDGDNGGPWCYTTKPDTRWEHCGVPSCTEDCIQCSGENYRGKVSTTENGFTCQRWDSQQPHNHGYIPSALPEKYLEENYCRNPDGDPRPWCFTTSESKRWDFCSIPRCTSPPPTVVPELTCATGEGSSYRGTISVTETGKTCQKWSSQTPHKHNRTPDNYPCKDLDNNYCRNPDNERMPWCYTTDPNTRWEYCKVPTCGDGPAPDEPVIPPEEEDCYEGNGSSYRGITSETISGKKCQSWSAMSPHAHRKTPSEFPNADLKRNLCRNPDGDRAPWCYTMDPAVRWEYCNLERCSTSPPKPSSRPSAPSPPTRAPPQKDCKVGNGVTYRGPTSITVSGVTCQAWSSQSPHQHHSFTPVTHPDKGLDGNSCRNPDGDVNGPWCYTTDRNKKWDYCNIQDCVSPDGLQCGTPVIKPKRCFGRIVGGCVSKPHSWPWQISLRTSSGTHFCGGTLIHPQWVLTAAHCLERSSRPGAYKVLLGIHTERASESSRQDRRPVRLILGPNRADIALLKLDSPAVINDKVQPACLPEKDYIVPSGTECYVTGWGETQNTGGEGILKETGFPVIENKVCNRPSYLSGRVRDHEMCAGNIEGGTDSCQGDSGGPLVCYARNKYILQGVTSWGLGCANAMKPGVYARVSKFVDWIDQTIRTN from the exons CGGGTGCTAATGAAGTGGATGGATACGCCAAGACGGAGGGGGCCTGGATCCTGTCCAGGCACCGGAGCGAGTATTCCGCCAACACGGTGGCGGCATGTGCGGCCAAGTGTGACAGCGAGACGCAGTTCACATGCAG GTCCTTCACTTACATCGAGAAGGACCAGGAGTGCTGGACGCTGGGCGCTAACTCCAAATCTGAACTCACGCTGCGCCGAAGTAGCACTGTGCTGTACGAGAAGAAAG ATTATCTGCTGGAGTGTGTCAATGGCATCGGAACAGATTACCGTGGGACGAAAGCCAGGaccaaaacaggaaaaacatgTCAACTATGGGAAGCCAAGACTCCACACAGACCGAA CTTTACCCCACAGAGTCACCCCAAAGCAGACCTGGAGTCCAACTTCTGCAGGAACCCTGATGGGGACAACGGGGGACCCTGGTGCTACACCACCAAGCCCGACACCCGCTGGGAGCACTGCGGTGTGCCGAGCTGCACCG AGGACTGCATCCAGTGCAGCGGAGAGAACTACCGAGGGAAGGTGTCCACCACCGAGAACGGCTTCACCTGCCAGCGCTGGGACAGCCAGCAGCCGCACAACCACGGCTACATCCCCAGCGC ACTTCCAGAGAAATATCTGGAGGAGAACTACTGCAGGAATCCAGATGGAGACCCGAGACCCTGGTGCTTCACCACCAGCGAATCCAAGCGCTGGGACTTCTGCTCCATCCCCCGCTGCA CGTCCCCGCCGCCCACCGTTGTCCCGGAGCTGACCTGTGCCACCGGAGAGGGCAGCTCCTACCGAGGAACCATCTCTGTGACAGAGACTGGCAAAACCTGCCAGAAGTGGTCCAGTCAaacgccacacaaacacaaccgaACTCCGGATAACTACCCCTGCAA AGACCTGGACAACAACTACTGTCGTAACCCCGACAATGAGCGGATGCCCTGGTGCTACACCACCGACCCCAACACTCGATGGGAGTACTGCAAGGTTCCCACATGTGGGGACGGACCTGCGCCAG ACGAACCAGTGATTCCCCCGGAGGAGGAAGACTGTTACGAGGGAAACGGTTCTAGCTACCGAGGGATCACGTCAGAGACCATCAGTGGCAAGAAATGCCAGTCCTGGAGCGCCATGAGTCCACACGCCCACAGGAAAACCCCAAGTGAATTTCCAAACGC GGACCTCAAACGGAACCTCTGCAGGAATCCGGATGGAGATCGAGCACCCTGGTGTTATACGATGGACCCTGCCGTCCGCTGGGAATACTGCAACCTGGAGCGCTGCTCCACGAGTCCCCCTAAACCAAGTTCCAGACCCAGCGCTCCCTCCCCTCCCACACGGGCACCACCGCAGAAAG ACTGCAAGGTCGGGAATGGTGTCACCTACCGCGGCCCCACTTCCATCACCGTCTCAGGGGTCACCTGCCAGGCTTGGAGCTCTCAGAGTCCTCACCAGCATCACAGCTTCACCCCGGTCACCCACCCTGACAAAGGTCTGGACGGAAAC AGCTGCAGAAACCCGGACGGCGACGTGAACGGACCCTGGTGCTACACCACAGACCGAAACAAGAAATGGGACTACTGTAACATTCAGGATTGTG TGTCGCCCGACGGGCTGCAGTGCGGGACGCCAGTCATCAAACCCAAGCGCTGCTTCGGTCGCATCGTGGGGGGCTGCGTATCCAAGCCTCACTCCTGGCCCTGGCAGATCAGCCTTCGCACCAG CTCTGGAACCCACTTCTGTGGCGGGACTCTGATCCACCCCCAGTGGGTGCTGACGGCAGCCCACTGCCTGGAGAG GTCCAGCCGCCCGGGAGCCTACAAAGTTCTGCTGGGCATCCACACCGAGAGAGCCAGCGAGTCGTCCCGGCAGGATCGGCGCCCGGTGAGACTCATCCTGGGACCCAACAGGGCCGACATCGCGCTGCTCAAGCTGGACAG CCCTGCAGTTATCAACGACAAAGTCCAGCCGGCGTGTCTTCCAGAGAAGGACTACATCGTTCCCAGTGGCACCGAGTGCTACGTGACTGGGTGGGGCGAGACTCAGA ACACCGGCGGTGAAGGAATCCTGAAGGAAACTGGTTTCCCCGTCATCGAGAACAAGGTGTGCAACCGTCCGTCGTACCTGAGCGGTCGAGTCAGGGACCACGAGATGTGCGCCGGGAACATCGAGGGAGGAACCGACAGCTGCCAG ggcGACAGCGGCGGCCCACTGGTGTGCTACGCCCGGAACAAGTACATCCTGCAGGGCGTGACCTCCTGGGGTCTGGGCTGCGCCAACGCCATGAAGCCCGGCGTCTACGCGCGAGTCTCCAAGTTCGTGGACTGGATCGACCAGACCATCCGAACCAACTGa
- the slc22a2 gene encoding solute carrier family 22 member 2 codes for MTTTFDDILEEAGKFGRCQKRIFALLCMVSMPWAGVYVGIVFQGFTPTHWCRDPEVDQRSRECGWSAADARRLTSPLVNTSGLMEHSSCEQHQVDWNVTGLTCHSLDLDLSSSPRTGCKHGWEYDYEGRRSFVTEFDLVCADAWQVDLFQATLNIGFLIGSIAIGYLADRFGRKSSFLMASLLNGVAGILVAVAPNYLALLILRLLYGFGVKSGWVAGYVLITEIVGVEYRRTVGVVYQMFFSVGILLLPLLAYFITDWRWLQVVITVPYILFLSYYWFIPESPRWLLSQNRKAAAVEITEAMAKENQQTLSKKIESLSDDNAESLTASFMDLIRTPKMRKHTFILSFNWFTSAVVYQGLIMRLGILEGNVYVDFLISGLVEFPAAFLILFTIERIGRRLPFATANFVAGVSCFATAFIPDSVLWLKTLVACVGRLGITMTFEMVVFVNTELYPTFVRNLGVSVCSTLCDVGGIVAPFLLYRLAVIWLELPLIIFGSLAFVAGGLVLMLPETRGVPLPDTIEDIEFPERAKQRAAAAATQHQQQQMQNLLPCDDLCSNKDPATV; via the exons ATGACCACCACCTTCGACGACATCCTGGAGGAGGCCGGCAAGTTCGGCCGCTGCCAGAAGCGGATCTTCGCCCTGCTCTGCATGGTGTCCATGCCCTGGGCCGGGGTCTACGTGGGCATCGTCTTCCAGGGCTTCACCCCGACCCACTGGTGCCGAGACCCAGAGGTGGACCAGAGGTCGCGGGAGTGCGGCTGGAGCGCGGCGGACGCCCGGCGGCTGACCTCCCCGCTGGTCAACACGTCCGGACTGATGGAGCACAGCAGCTGCGAGCAGCACCAGGTGGACTGGAACGTGACCGGACTCACCTGCCACTcgctggacctggacctgagcTCCAGTCCCAGGACCGGCTGCAAGCACGGCTGGGAGTATGACTACGAGGGCCGGCGCTCCTTCGTCACTGAG TTCGACCTGGTGTGTGCGGACGCCTGGCAGGTGGACCTGTTCCAGGCCACGCTCAACATCGGCTTCCTGATCGGCAGCATCGCCATCGGCTACCTGGCCGACAG GTTCGGGAGGAAGAGCAGCTTCCTGATGGCGAGCCTGCTGAACGGCGTGGCGGGGATCCTGGTGGCGGTGGCTCCCAACTACCTGGCTCTGCTCATCCTGCGCCTCCTGTACGGCTTCGGCGTGAAGAGCGGCTGGGTGGCGGGATACGTGCTGA TCACAGAGATCGTGGGCGTGGAGTACCGGCGCACGGTGGGCGTGGTCTACCAGATGTTCTTCAGCGTGGGCAtcctgctgctccccctgctggcctaCTTCATCACCGACTGGCGCTGGCTGCAGGTGGTCATCACCGTGCCCtacatcctcttcctctcctaCTACTG GTTCATCCCAGAGTCCCCGCGCTGGCTGCTGTCCCAGAACAGGAAGGCGGCGGCGGTGGAGATCACGGAGGCCATGGCCAAGGAGAACCAGCAGACCCTGTCCAAGAAGATCGAG TCTCTGTCGGACGACAACGCCGAGTCGCTGACCGCCTCCTTCATGGACCTGATCCGAACGCCCAAGATGAGGAAGCacaccttcatcctcagcttcaaCTG GTTCACCAGCGCCGTGGTCTACCAGGGTCTCATCATGCGGCTGGGAATCCTGGAGGGCAACGTCTACGTGGACTTCCTGATCTCCGGCCTGGTGGAGTTTCCCGCCgccttcctcatcctcttcaccaTCGAGCGCATCGGCCGCCGCCTGCCCTTCGCCACCGCCAACTTTGTGGCTGGCGTCTCGTGCTTCGCCACCGCCTTCATCCCCGACA GTGTGCTGTGGCTGAAGACGCTGGTGGCCTGCGTGGGCCGCCTGGGCATCACCATGACCTTCGAGATGGTGGTCTTCGTCAACACCGAGCTGTACCCCACCTTCGTCAG GAACCTGGGCGTCTCTGTCTGCTCCACGCTGTGTGACGTGGGCGGGATCGTGGCGCCCTTCCTGCTCTACAGGCTCGCCGTCATCTGGCTGGAGCTGCCGCTCATCATCTTCG GGTCCCTGGCGTTCGTGGCTGGAGGTCTGGTCCTGATGCTGCCCGAGACCCGCGGCGTCCCGCTGCCCGACACCATCGAAGACATCGAGTTCCCTGAGAG GGCGAAGCAGAGAGCCGCCGCTGCGGCGacgcagcaccagcagcagcagatgcagaaCCTGCTGCCCTGCGACGACCTCTGCTCCAACAAAGACCCTGCCACCGTCTGA